In Lycium ferocissimum isolate CSIRO_LF1 chromosome 11, AGI_CSIRO_Lferr_CH_V1, whole genome shotgun sequence, a single genomic region encodes these proteins:
- the LOC132037184 gene encoding uncharacterized protein LOC132037184, whose translation MANSLLNKLCMDEEDAMLNVEVRCKHGILLKMQTSWSTALGRRFWSCPHYGATNCKFFKWRDKQSVDERSKFIIPRLVNKIKELEENYKRVRLHLAELESFKMQYDNLNMNSLELEDSKEDEIQLDELESLTLQYDNLNINSVELEDSKEIGDLNEVEVSKEEKNDLDNLGDLKEKSNLKENDMNEKKKSNSCRFNRTVLWCLMICVFVVYLSGLIQMGNLKKNQMKLP comes from the exons ATGGCGAATAGCTTGTTGAATAAGTTGTGTATGGACGAAGAAGATGCGATGCTCAATGTCGAAGTGCGATGCAAACATGGCATTTTGCTAAAAATGCAGACTTCTTGGTCGACCGCATTAGGAAGGAGATTTTGGTCTTGTCCTCACTATGGG GCCACCAATTGCAAGTTTTTCAAATGGAGAGATAAGCAAAGTGTTGATGAAAGATCAAAGTTCATTATTCCAAGATTGGTGAACAAAATCAAAGAGTTAGAAGAAAATTACAAGCGTGTTAGGTTGCATTTGGCTGAGCTTGAAAGTTTTAAGATGCAGTATGATAATCTCAACATGAATTCACTTGAACTTGAAGATTCAAAAGAGGATGAAATTCAGTTAGATGAGCTTGAAAGTCTTACCCTTCAATATGATAATCTCAACATCAATTCGGTTGAGCTTGAAGATTCAAAAGAGATAGGTGATTTGAATGAGGTTGAAGTTTCAAAAGAGGAGAAGAATGATTTGGATAACCTTGGagatttaaaagagaagagtaatttgaaagagaatgatatgaatgaaaaaaagaaaagcaactcGTGTAGGTTTAATAGAACAGTCCTTTGGTGTTTGATGATTTGTGTATTTGTTGTGTATCTTAGTGGTTTAATCCAAATGggcaacttgaagaaaaatcaaatgaagttGCCATAG
- the LOC132038633 gene encoding 1-aminocyclopropane-1-carboxylate oxidase 3 produces the protein MENFPIINLEKLNGAERSNTMEMIKDACENWGFFELVNHGIPHEVMDTVEKLTKGHYKKCMEQRFKELVASKGLEAVQAEVTDLDWESTFFLRHLPGSNISQVPDLDDEYREIMRDFAKRLEKLAEELLDLLCENLGLEKGYLKKAFYGSKGPNFGTKVSNYPPCPKPDLIKGLRAHTDAGGIILLFQDDKVSGLQLLKDGQWIDVPPMRHSIVVNLGDQLEVITNGKYKSVMHRVIAQTDGTRMSLASFYNPGNDAVIYPAPTLVEKEEEESKQVYPKFVFDDYMKLYAGLKFQAKEPRFETMKAMEADVKSDPIATA, from the exons atggagaactTCCCAATTATCAACTTGGAAAAGCTCAATGGAGCTGAGAGATCCAACACCATGGAAATGATTAAAGATGCCTGTGAGAACTGGGGCTTCTTTGAG TTAGTGAACCATGGGATTCCACATGAAGTAATGGACACTGTGGAGAAATTAACAAAGGGGCATTACAAGAAGTGTATGGAACAGAGGTTTAAAGAATTGGTGGCCAGCAAGGGTCTTGAAGCAGTGCAAGCAGAGGTTACTGATTTGGATTGGGAAAGCACTTTCTTCTTGCGCCATCTTCCTGGTTCTAACATCTCTCAAGTACCCGATCTTGATGACGAAtacag AGAGATCATGAGAGATTTTGCTAAAAGACTTGAGAAGTTGGCTGAGGAGTTACTGGACTTGCTCTGTGAAAACCTTGGGCTTGAAAAGGGTTACTTGAAAAAGGCATTTTATGGATCAAAAGGTCCCAATTTTGGGACTAAGGTGAGCAATTACCCACCATGCCCCAAGCCCGATTTGATAAAGGGACTCCGCGCTCATACAGACGCTGGTGGCATAATACTTCTATTCCAAGATGACAAAGTGAGCGGCCTTCAACTCCTCAAAGACGGACAATGGATTGATGTTCCTCCCATGCGCCACTCTATTGTGGTTAATCTTGGTGACCAACTTGag GTGATCACCAACGGAAAATACAAGAGTGTGATGCACAGAGTTATTGCTCAAACAGACGGGACTCGAATGTCACTAGCTTCGTTTTATAATCCAGGAAATGATGCAGTAATCTATCCAGCACCAACTTTGGTTgagaaagaggaagaggaaaGCAAACAAGTTTACCCAAAATTTGTGTTTGATGATTACATGAAGTTATATGCTGGACTCAAGTTTCAGGCCAAAGAGCCAAGATTTGAAACCATGAAGGCCATGGAAGCAGATGTGAAAAGTGATCCGATTGCAACTGCTTAG